One window from the genome of Hippoglossus hippoglossus isolate fHipHip1 chromosome 6, fHipHip1.pri, whole genome shotgun sequence encodes:
- the dyrk4 gene encoding dual specificity tyrosine-phosphorylation-regulated kinase 4 isoform X2, with product MWEDGTSPACCGISLLLHGCCWGRSRRVQPETSRPEAFPHPHRLPAEGNRLGTNRPCSQKFGPGVGTLPQLEPPVVQVVVSNAKNQHQQSDNILPQIANKGGQNNFQMHTDERPKPAQQFSMRFGGGTDKVSVARNSKIFSNKLEKEKAFEGQRLPMSPIEALKNFQERLTGFEQEEIVDYSELWFLGLGSQKIEGSQGAPQNSGYDDEHGSYIRVLHDHIAYRFEVLEVIGKGSFGQVLKCLDHKTNELVAIKMIRNKKRFHHQALVELKILDVIKRKDKDNLHNVIHMKEYFYFRNHLCISFELLGVNLYELIKKNNFQGFSLALIRRFAHALLRCLQMLHREKIIHCDLKPENILLSQRGPGNIKVVDFGSSCYEQQRVYTYIQSRFYRSPEVILGHPYSMAIDMWSLGCILAELYTGYPLFPGESEVEQIACIMEVLGMPPNDFVQSASRRRLFFDSKGNPRNITNSKGKKRRPNSKELSAALKTNDALFLDFIKRCLTWDPTKRLSPDEGLQHEWILEGNFNRVRPRTRPVVKKTSDSSTSTDRQTNSRPAEKVSSDSSTNDKLKRDSSETGTNTAPAERLRPIGASAEEEVCEGDGKLSTDTKQQGGGERPVHIFIKPQEEVGTERKDSQEPSQCLPPIM from the exons ATGTGGGAAGACGGGACCTCACCCGCCTGCTGTGGTATtagcctcctcctccatggctgctgctggggcAGGAGCAGGAGGGTCCAGCCTGAG ACGTCACGACCGGAGGCTTTCCCTCACCCCCACAGACTCCCAGCAGAGGGAAACCGGCTCGGAACAAACCGACCCTGCTCACAG AAGTTTGGCCCGGGTGTAGGGACGTTGCCCCAGCTCGAGCCACCGGTGGTCCAGGTGGTGGTGAGCAATGCCAAAAACCAGCACCAGCAGTCGGACAACATCCTGCCCCAAATCGCCAACAAGGGGGGTCAGAACAACTTCCAGATGCACACG GACGAGAGGCCGAAGCCCGCCCAGCAGTTCAGCATGCGGTTCGGTGGAGGGACGGATAAAGTGTCCGTTGCTCGCAACAGCAAGATATTCAGCAACaagctggagaaagagaaggcaTTTGAGGGACAGAGATTACCCATGTCACCCATAG AGGCACTGAAGAACTTCCAGGAGCGGCTGACGGGGTTTGAGCAGGAGGAAATCGTAGACTACAGCGAGCTCTGGTTCCTGGGTCTGGGCTCTCAGAAGATCGAGGGTTCCCAAGGAGCGCCGCAAAACTCCGGATATGACGACGAGCACGGAAGCTACATCAGG GTGCTGCACGACCACATCGCCTACAGGTTCGAGGTGCTCGAGGTGATTGGGAAAGGCTCCTTCGGGCAGGTCCTGAAATGTCTGGACCACAAAACCAATGAACTCGTAGCCATCAAGATGATTCGCAATAAGAAAAG GTTTCACCACCAGGCTCTGGTGGAGCTGAAGATCCTGGATGTGATCAAGCGGAAAGACAAGGACAACCTCCACAACGTCATCCACATGAAGGAGTACTTTTACTTCCGAAACCACCTCTGCATCTCCTTTGAGCTCCTCGG gGTGAACTTGTATGAGCTcatcaaaaaaaacaacttccagGGCTTCAGTCTCGCCCTCATCCGCCGCTTTGCCCACGCTCTGCTCAGGTGCCTGCAGATGCTGCACAGGGAGAAGATTATCCACTGTGACCTCAAACCG GAGAACATTCTTCTTTCTCAGAGAGGACCAGGGAACATCAAGGTCGTGGACTTTGGCTCGAGCTGTTATGAACAACAGAGAG TCTACACCTACATCCAGAGCCGCTTCTACCGCTCCCCAGAGGTGATCCTGGGTCACCCGTACAGCATGGCCATCGACATGTGGAGTCTGGGCTGCATCCTCGCGGAGCTCTACACAGGCTATCCCCTCTTTCCTGGAGAGAGCGAAGTGGAGCAGATAGCTTGCATAATGGAG GTTCTCGGGATGCCTCCAAATGATTTTGTTCAGTCGGCGTCGAGGAGGAGGTTGTTCTTCG aTTCCAAAGGAAACCCGAGGAACATCACCAACAGCAAGGGGAAGAAGCGGAGGCCGAACTCCAAGGAGCTGTCGGCTGCTTTGAAAACCAATGATGCTCTGTTCCTGGACTTCATCAAACGCTGCCTCAC TTGGGATCCGACCAAGCGACTGAGTCCTGACGAGGGTTTGCAGCACGAGTGGATCCTGGAGGGGAACTTCAACAGAGTGCGGCCGAGAACCAGGCCTGTGGTGAAGAAGACCTCAGACAGTTCcaccagcacagacagacaaactaaCAGCAGGCCTG CGGAGAAGGTCAGCTCTGACAGCAGCACTAACGACAAGCTGAAGAGAGACAGCTCGGAAACAGGAACAAACACGGCACCTGCCGAGCGGCTGCGGCCCATCGGGGCCtcggcggaggaggaggtgtgcgAAGGCGACGGGAAACTCTCCACGGACACCAAACAGCAAGGAGGTGGTGAAAGGCCCGTTCACATCTTCATCAAACCGCAGGAGGAAGTGGGCACGGAGAGAAAAGACAGCCAGGAACCATCTCAGTGTTTGCCACCTATCATGTAA
- the dyrk4 gene encoding dual specificity tyrosine-phosphorylation-regulated kinase 4 isoform X4: MLPEINKTSRPEAFPHPHRLPAEGNRLGTNRPCSQKFGPGVGTLPQLEPPVVQVVVSNAKNQHQQSDNILPQIANKGGQNNFQMHTDERPKPAQQFSMRFGGGTDKVSVARNSKIFSNKLEKEKAFEGQRLPMSPIEALKNFQERLTGFEQEEIVDYSELWFLGLGSQKIEGSQGAPQNSGYDDEHGSYIRVLHDHIAYRFEVLEVIGKGSFGQVLKCLDHKTNELVAIKMIRNKKRFHHQALVELKILDVIKRKDKDNLHNVIHMKEYFYFRNHLCISFELLGVNLYELIKKNNFQGFSLALIRRFAHALLRCLQMLHREKIIHCDLKPENILLSQRGPGNIKVVDFGSSCYEQQRVYTYIQSRFYRSPEVILGHPYSMAIDMWSLGCILAELYTGYPLFPGESEVEQIACIMEVLGMPPNDFVQSASRRRLFFDSKGNPRNITNSKGKKRRPNSKELSAALKTNDALFLDFIKRCLTWDPTKRLSPDEGLQHEWILEGNFNRVRPRTRPVVKKTSDSSTSTDRQTNSRPAEKVSSDSSTNDKLKRDSSETGTNTAPAERLRPIGASAEEEVCEGDGKLSTDTKQQGGGERPVHIFIKPQEEVGTERKDSQEPSQCLPPIM; the protein is encoded by the exons ATGTTGCCAGAAATAAACA AGACGTCACGACCGGAGGCTTTCCCTCACCCCCACAGACTCCCAGCAGAGGGAAACCGGCTCGGAACAAACCGACCCTGCTCACAG AAGTTTGGCCCGGGTGTAGGGACGTTGCCCCAGCTCGAGCCACCGGTGGTCCAGGTGGTGGTGAGCAATGCCAAAAACCAGCACCAGCAGTCGGACAACATCCTGCCCCAAATCGCCAACAAGGGGGGTCAGAACAACTTCCAGATGCACACG GACGAGAGGCCGAAGCCCGCCCAGCAGTTCAGCATGCGGTTCGGTGGAGGGACGGATAAAGTGTCCGTTGCTCGCAACAGCAAGATATTCAGCAACaagctggagaaagagaaggcaTTTGAGGGACAGAGATTACCCATGTCACCCATAG AGGCACTGAAGAACTTCCAGGAGCGGCTGACGGGGTTTGAGCAGGAGGAAATCGTAGACTACAGCGAGCTCTGGTTCCTGGGTCTGGGCTCTCAGAAGATCGAGGGTTCCCAAGGAGCGCCGCAAAACTCCGGATATGACGACGAGCACGGAAGCTACATCAGG GTGCTGCACGACCACATCGCCTACAGGTTCGAGGTGCTCGAGGTGATTGGGAAAGGCTCCTTCGGGCAGGTCCTGAAATGTCTGGACCACAAAACCAATGAACTCGTAGCCATCAAGATGATTCGCAATAAGAAAAG GTTTCACCACCAGGCTCTGGTGGAGCTGAAGATCCTGGATGTGATCAAGCGGAAAGACAAGGACAACCTCCACAACGTCATCCACATGAAGGAGTACTTTTACTTCCGAAACCACCTCTGCATCTCCTTTGAGCTCCTCGG gGTGAACTTGTATGAGCTcatcaaaaaaaacaacttccagGGCTTCAGTCTCGCCCTCATCCGCCGCTTTGCCCACGCTCTGCTCAGGTGCCTGCAGATGCTGCACAGGGAGAAGATTATCCACTGTGACCTCAAACCG GAGAACATTCTTCTTTCTCAGAGAGGACCAGGGAACATCAAGGTCGTGGACTTTGGCTCGAGCTGTTATGAACAACAGAGAG TCTACACCTACATCCAGAGCCGCTTCTACCGCTCCCCAGAGGTGATCCTGGGTCACCCGTACAGCATGGCCATCGACATGTGGAGTCTGGGCTGCATCCTCGCGGAGCTCTACACAGGCTATCCCCTCTTTCCTGGAGAGAGCGAAGTGGAGCAGATAGCTTGCATAATGGAG GTTCTCGGGATGCCTCCAAATGATTTTGTTCAGTCGGCGTCGAGGAGGAGGTTGTTCTTCG aTTCCAAAGGAAACCCGAGGAACATCACCAACAGCAAGGGGAAGAAGCGGAGGCCGAACTCCAAGGAGCTGTCGGCTGCTTTGAAAACCAATGATGCTCTGTTCCTGGACTTCATCAAACGCTGCCTCAC TTGGGATCCGACCAAGCGACTGAGTCCTGACGAGGGTTTGCAGCACGAGTGGATCCTGGAGGGGAACTTCAACAGAGTGCGGCCGAGAACCAGGCCTGTGGTGAAGAAGACCTCAGACAGTTCcaccagcacagacagacaaactaaCAGCAGGCCTG CGGAGAAGGTCAGCTCTGACAGCAGCACTAACGACAAGCTGAAGAGAGACAGCTCGGAAACAGGAACAAACACGGCACCTGCCGAGCGGCTGCGGCCCATCGGGGCCtcggcggaggaggaggtgtgcgAAGGCGACGGGAAACTCTCCACGGACACCAAACAGCAAGGAGGTGGTGAAAGGCCCGTTCACATCTTCATCAAACCGCAGGAGGAAGTGGGCACGGAGAGAAAAGACAGCCAGGAACCATCTCAGTGTTTGCCACCTATCATGTAA
- the dyrk4 gene encoding dual specificity tyrosine-phosphorylation-regulated kinase 4 isoform X1, with protein sequence MSAHNKSSEKRNGSKNKLDKFLKERKGTFPLLIKTSRPEAFPHPHRLPAEGNRLGTNRPCSQKFGPGVGTLPQLEPPVVQVVVSNAKNQHQQSDNILPQIANKGGQNNFQMHTDERPKPAQQFSMRFGGGTDKVSVARNSKIFSNKLEKEKAFEGQRLPMSPIEALKNFQERLTGFEQEEIVDYSELWFLGLGSQKIEGSQGAPQNSGYDDEHGSYIRVLHDHIAYRFEVLEVIGKGSFGQVLKCLDHKTNELVAIKMIRNKKRFHHQALVELKILDVIKRKDKDNLHNVIHMKEYFYFRNHLCISFELLGVNLYELIKKNNFQGFSLALIRRFAHALLRCLQMLHREKIIHCDLKPENILLSQRGPGNIKVVDFGSSCYEQQRVYTYIQSRFYRSPEVILGHPYSMAIDMWSLGCILAELYTGYPLFPGESEVEQIACIMEVLGMPPNDFVQSASRRRLFFDSKGNPRNITNSKGKKRRPNSKELSAALKTNDALFLDFIKRCLTWDPTKRLSPDEGLQHEWILEGNFNRVRPRTRPVVKKTSDSSTSTDRQTNSRPAEKVSSDSSTNDKLKRDSSETGTNTAPAERLRPIGASAEEEVCEGDGKLSTDTKQQGGGERPVHIFIKPQEEVGTERKDSQEPSQCLPPIM encoded by the exons ACGTCACGACCGGAGGCTTTCCCTCACCCCCACAGACTCCCAGCAGAGGGAAACCGGCTCGGAACAAACCGACCCTGCTCACAG AAGTTTGGCCCGGGTGTAGGGACGTTGCCCCAGCTCGAGCCACCGGTGGTCCAGGTGGTGGTGAGCAATGCCAAAAACCAGCACCAGCAGTCGGACAACATCCTGCCCCAAATCGCCAACAAGGGGGGTCAGAACAACTTCCAGATGCACACG GACGAGAGGCCGAAGCCCGCCCAGCAGTTCAGCATGCGGTTCGGTGGAGGGACGGATAAAGTGTCCGTTGCTCGCAACAGCAAGATATTCAGCAACaagctggagaaagagaaggcaTTTGAGGGACAGAGATTACCCATGTCACCCATAG AGGCACTGAAGAACTTCCAGGAGCGGCTGACGGGGTTTGAGCAGGAGGAAATCGTAGACTACAGCGAGCTCTGGTTCCTGGGTCTGGGCTCTCAGAAGATCGAGGGTTCCCAAGGAGCGCCGCAAAACTCCGGATATGACGACGAGCACGGAAGCTACATCAGG GTGCTGCACGACCACATCGCCTACAGGTTCGAGGTGCTCGAGGTGATTGGGAAAGGCTCCTTCGGGCAGGTCCTGAAATGTCTGGACCACAAAACCAATGAACTCGTAGCCATCAAGATGATTCGCAATAAGAAAAG GTTTCACCACCAGGCTCTGGTGGAGCTGAAGATCCTGGATGTGATCAAGCGGAAAGACAAGGACAACCTCCACAACGTCATCCACATGAAGGAGTACTTTTACTTCCGAAACCACCTCTGCATCTCCTTTGAGCTCCTCGG gGTGAACTTGTATGAGCTcatcaaaaaaaacaacttccagGGCTTCAGTCTCGCCCTCATCCGCCGCTTTGCCCACGCTCTGCTCAGGTGCCTGCAGATGCTGCACAGGGAGAAGATTATCCACTGTGACCTCAAACCG GAGAACATTCTTCTTTCTCAGAGAGGACCAGGGAACATCAAGGTCGTGGACTTTGGCTCGAGCTGTTATGAACAACAGAGAG TCTACACCTACATCCAGAGCCGCTTCTACCGCTCCCCAGAGGTGATCCTGGGTCACCCGTACAGCATGGCCATCGACATGTGGAGTCTGGGCTGCATCCTCGCGGAGCTCTACACAGGCTATCCCCTCTTTCCTGGAGAGAGCGAAGTGGAGCAGATAGCTTGCATAATGGAG GTTCTCGGGATGCCTCCAAATGATTTTGTTCAGTCGGCGTCGAGGAGGAGGTTGTTCTTCG aTTCCAAAGGAAACCCGAGGAACATCACCAACAGCAAGGGGAAGAAGCGGAGGCCGAACTCCAAGGAGCTGTCGGCTGCTTTGAAAACCAATGATGCTCTGTTCCTGGACTTCATCAAACGCTGCCTCAC TTGGGATCCGACCAAGCGACTGAGTCCTGACGAGGGTTTGCAGCACGAGTGGATCCTGGAGGGGAACTTCAACAGAGTGCGGCCGAGAACCAGGCCTGTGGTGAAGAAGACCTCAGACAGTTCcaccagcacagacagacaaactaaCAGCAGGCCTG CGGAGAAGGTCAGCTCTGACAGCAGCACTAACGACAAGCTGAAGAGAGACAGCTCGGAAACAGGAACAAACACGGCACCTGCCGAGCGGCTGCGGCCCATCGGGGCCtcggcggaggaggaggtgtgcgAAGGCGACGGGAAACTCTCCACGGACACCAAACAGCAAGGAGGTGGTGAAAGGCCCGTTCACATCTTCATCAAACCGCAGGAGGAAGTGGGCACGGAGAGAAAAGACAGCCAGGAACCATCTCAGTGTTTGCCACCTATCATGTAA
- the dyrk4 gene encoding dual specificity tyrosine-phosphorylation-regulated kinase 4 isoform X3, with protein MLPEINNKTSRPEAFPHPHRLPAEGNRLGTNRPCSQKFGPGVGTLPQLEPPVVQVVVSNAKNQHQQSDNILPQIANKGGQNNFQMHTDERPKPAQQFSMRFGGGTDKVSVARNSKIFSNKLEKEKAFEGQRLPMSPIEALKNFQERLTGFEQEEIVDYSELWFLGLGSQKIEGSQGAPQNSGYDDEHGSYIRVLHDHIAYRFEVLEVIGKGSFGQVLKCLDHKTNELVAIKMIRNKKRFHHQALVELKILDVIKRKDKDNLHNVIHMKEYFYFRNHLCISFELLGVNLYELIKKNNFQGFSLALIRRFAHALLRCLQMLHREKIIHCDLKPENILLSQRGPGNIKVVDFGSSCYEQQRVYTYIQSRFYRSPEVILGHPYSMAIDMWSLGCILAELYTGYPLFPGESEVEQIACIMEVLGMPPNDFVQSASRRRLFFDSKGNPRNITNSKGKKRRPNSKELSAALKTNDALFLDFIKRCLTWDPTKRLSPDEGLQHEWILEGNFNRVRPRTRPVVKKTSDSSTSTDRQTNSRPAEKVSSDSSTNDKLKRDSSETGTNTAPAERLRPIGASAEEEVCEGDGKLSTDTKQQGGGERPVHIFIKPQEEVGTERKDSQEPSQCLPPIM; from the exons ATGTTGCCAGAAATAAACAACAAG ACGTCACGACCGGAGGCTTTCCCTCACCCCCACAGACTCCCAGCAGAGGGAAACCGGCTCGGAACAAACCGACCCTGCTCACAG AAGTTTGGCCCGGGTGTAGGGACGTTGCCCCAGCTCGAGCCACCGGTGGTCCAGGTGGTGGTGAGCAATGCCAAAAACCAGCACCAGCAGTCGGACAACATCCTGCCCCAAATCGCCAACAAGGGGGGTCAGAACAACTTCCAGATGCACACG GACGAGAGGCCGAAGCCCGCCCAGCAGTTCAGCATGCGGTTCGGTGGAGGGACGGATAAAGTGTCCGTTGCTCGCAACAGCAAGATATTCAGCAACaagctggagaaagagaaggcaTTTGAGGGACAGAGATTACCCATGTCACCCATAG AGGCACTGAAGAACTTCCAGGAGCGGCTGACGGGGTTTGAGCAGGAGGAAATCGTAGACTACAGCGAGCTCTGGTTCCTGGGTCTGGGCTCTCAGAAGATCGAGGGTTCCCAAGGAGCGCCGCAAAACTCCGGATATGACGACGAGCACGGAAGCTACATCAGG GTGCTGCACGACCACATCGCCTACAGGTTCGAGGTGCTCGAGGTGATTGGGAAAGGCTCCTTCGGGCAGGTCCTGAAATGTCTGGACCACAAAACCAATGAACTCGTAGCCATCAAGATGATTCGCAATAAGAAAAG GTTTCACCACCAGGCTCTGGTGGAGCTGAAGATCCTGGATGTGATCAAGCGGAAAGACAAGGACAACCTCCACAACGTCATCCACATGAAGGAGTACTTTTACTTCCGAAACCACCTCTGCATCTCCTTTGAGCTCCTCGG gGTGAACTTGTATGAGCTcatcaaaaaaaacaacttccagGGCTTCAGTCTCGCCCTCATCCGCCGCTTTGCCCACGCTCTGCTCAGGTGCCTGCAGATGCTGCACAGGGAGAAGATTATCCACTGTGACCTCAAACCG GAGAACATTCTTCTTTCTCAGAGAGGACCAGGGAACATCAAGGTCGTGGACTTTGGCTCGAGCTGTTATGAACAACAGAGAG TCTACACCTACATCCAGAGCCGCTTCTACCGCTCCCCAGAGGTGATCCTGGGTCACCCGTACAGCATGGCCATCGACATGTGGAGTCTGGGCTGCATCCTCGCGGAGCTCTACACAGGCTATCCCCTCTTTCCTGGAGAGAGCGAAGTGGAGCAGATAGCTTGCATAATGGAG GTTCTCGGGATGCCTCCAAATGATTTTGTTCAGTCGGCGTCGAGGAGGAGGTTGTTCTTCG aTTCCAAAGGAAACCCGAGGAACATCACCAACAGCAAGGGGAAGAAGCGGAGGCCGAACTCCAAGGAGCTGTCGGCTGCTTTGAAAACCAATGATGCTCTGTTCCTGGACTTCATCAAACGCTGCCTCAC TTGGGATCCGACCAAGCGACTGAGTCCTGACGAGGGTTTGCAGCACGAGTGGATCCTGGAGGGGAACTTCAACAGAGTGCGGCCGAGAACCAGGCCTGTGGTGAAGAAGACCTCAGACAGTTCcaccagcacagacagacaaactaaCAGCAGGCCTG CGGAGAAGGTCAGCTCTGACAGCAGCACTAACGACAAGCTGAAGAGAGACAGCTCGGAAACAGGAACAAACACGGCACCTGCCGAGCGGCTGCGGCCCATCGGGGCCtcggcggaggaggaggtgtgcgAAGGCGACGGGAAACTCTCCACGGACACCAAACAGCAAGGAGGTGGTGAAAGGCCCGTTCACATCTTCATCAAACCGCAGGAGGAAGTGGGCACGGAGAGAAAAGACAGCCAGGAACCATCTCAGTGTTTGCCACCTATCATGTAA